A single genomic interval of Porphyromonas sp. oral taxon 275 harbors:
- a CDS encoding viroplasmin family protein, which translates to MAKQKWYVVWAGHEPGVYDSWDECLRQISGYSGARYKGFGTRTEALSAYEEGYAGYQRRHQVAPEQQALTEVPLGRALVVDAACSGNPGVMEYRGVYLRDRSVAFQMGPFPRGTNNIGEFLAIVHALALIEQQGLEGMVVYSDSAIALSWVRRGRCKTLLERTSETAQLFALIERAERWLATHRTTAPLYKWDTVRWGEIPADYGRKG; encoded by the coding sequence ATGGCCAAGCAGAAGTGGTACGTCGTCTGGGCGGGGCATGAGCCCGGTGTCTACGACAGCTGGGACGAGTGCCTCAGGCAGATCTCGGGCTATTCGGGGGCACGGTACAAGGGCTTCGGCACGCGTACCGAGGCACTCAGCGCCTACGAGGAAGGCTACGCAGGCTATCAGCGTCGCCATCAGGTAGCCCCCGAGCAGCAGGCCCTGACTGAGGTGCCGCTGGGGCGAGCGCTGGTGGTGGATGCCGCCTGCTCGGGCAACCCCGGGGTCATGGAGTACCGCGGGGTCTACCTCCGAGATCGCTCGGTGGCCTTCCAGATGGGCCCCTTCCCGCGTGGAACCAATAATATCGGGGAGTTCCTGGCCATCGTCCATGCCCTAGCACTCATCGAGCAGCAGGGCCTCGAGGGGATGGTCGTCTACTCCGATAGCGCTATAGCCCTCTCCTGGGTACGGCGTGGCCGCTGCAAGACGCTGCTGGAGCGCACGTCCGAGACGGCGCAGCTCTTCGCCCTCATCGAGCGCGCCGAGCGCTGGCTCGCCACCCACCGCACGACAGCCCCCCTCTATAAGTGGGACACGGTACGCTGGGGCGAGATCCCCGCGGACTATGGGCGCAAGGGCTAG
- a CDS encoding porin family protein: protein MKKVLSAAFALLLLGVSAQAQSIHPRIEGALNLAKIQAKTGDGTDISFKVRPGLRVGVAAEIDLASGVYLAPGLVFRQEGAKEEHTVLGQTVKNSIGLNYLGIPVNLGIRVGLTDALAVSVEAGPSFAYGFSSVSSVKDAEDVFKNKTYKRFDAGLNASAAIEYSKLYLRVGTEIGMTNNLKDAVAKATSKNSSFFVGLGYRF from the coding sequence ATGAAGAAAGTACTAAGCGCAGCCTTCGCGCTGCTCCTGCTGGGTGTCAGCGCCCAGGCACAGTCCATCCATCCTCGTATCGAGGGGGCTCTCAACCTCGCCAAGATCCAGGCTAAGACTGGTGATGGTACGGATATCAGCTTCAAGGTACGTCCCGGTCTCCGCGTCGGTGTCGCTGCCGAAATCGATCTGGCCTCTGGTGTCTACCTTGCCCCTGGGCTGGTCTTCCGTCAGGAGGGTGCTAAGGAAGAGCACACGGTCCTCGGCCAGACGGTCAAGAACTCCATCGGCCTCAACTACCTCGGGATCCCCGTCAACCTCGGTATCCGTGTCGGCCTGACCGACGCCCTCGCAGTCTCTGTCGAGGCTGGTCCTAGCTTCGCCTATGGCTTCTCCTCCGTCTCCTCTGTGAAGGATGCTGAGGACGTCTTCAAGAACAAGACCTACAAGCGCTTCGACGCTGGGCTCAACGCCTCCGCAGCCATCGAGTACAGCAAGCTCTACCTGCGAGTCGGTACGGAGATCGGTATGACGAACAATCTCAAGGACGCTGTAGCTAAGGCTACGAGCAAGAACAGCTCCTTCTTCGTCGGTCTCGGCTATCGCTTCTA